CAGCATCCCCGCCCGTGTTAGTGACAGTAATTTCCGGTCAATCGGGAATTTCCGGAAGGGCCTCAAATTCCCCCGTCTCTTCCACCTCTACAGGGTATCCTTCGAGGATATTGAGAATTTTCTGCTCCAACTCTGGTGTAATTTTGATGACAAACACTTTAATGCAGGGATTGCTATCGCAAAGGCCTTCAGCCGTGCCCACCACTCCCGGTATGGACATCAATTCTTCGGTGTGTTCTTTGAGCACCTCTTCGATTGTCTTAGAGGGCATTGTATCTACTCCTTGGCCATTCTCAACAGCTTTGTTTACGCAACTCTCAATTCCTATAGCAAAGAAAATCACACCAATGCTCATAAAAGTCATTTTGATTGTAGGGAGCATAAACCACCTCTTTTTCGAAGGCGACCTTTCCTTATCCCTTTCAGATGGCACCCCAACGTGCCTTTTAAAAAGAAAACAAAGAGGGGAACGCTAGCGAGCATTCCCCCCTAATTCTTCCATCGTTTAGGGGCTGAGAGCTTATACCTACTGAAATCCGGGTCAACAGCACCCAACATCGCCCCACTTATCATAGCCCCAACTTAACTGTTACAAGCTCACTACTCGGTCACCTCAAACGTCGTGGACCCACTCCCACTCTCGAACCCAGCCTTCGATGCTGTGGCATCTACTTCGTAAGTTCCTACACCGTCCCGCTTCGAGTTGACCCTATACGTGAGTTTGAGTACACCACTTTCATCGGTTGTGCCACTGCCCGACAGCTTTCTACCTTTGGCGGTCGTGATTTCTACATTCACCGCAGCGCCCTCCACCGGGTTCGTCACGGTGACGGTGATCTCCGCCTGCTCCTTATTCACATAGCTGTCTTTGTTCGTAGTCACGCTGACGCTCAGGGTCGGAGCTGCAGGCGCTTCGTTTAAGGCGAAGTCGATTATAGTAGTCTGATTCTCGTTAACGGTGGCGGTCTTAGACTGCGATTCGAAGCCATCCGCTGAGGCGGTCACCGAA
The genomic region above belongs to Candidatus Neomarinimicrobiota bacterium and contains:
- a CDS encoding carboxypeptidase regulatory-like domain-containing protein, coding for TVNVHYSSGIAKFVKQIIVESGTRFIGGGDSGSLLVTDNADLNPVGLLFAGNSDGTMAIANRIDLVLDRFGVIVDGEAPPPPTTGLIGGTVTNASGGAAIAGVTISLDTGQSTTTAGDGSYTITDVPTGDRSVTASADGFESQSKTATVNENQTTIIDFALNEAPAAPTLSVSVTTNKDSYVNKEQAEITVTVTNPVEGAAVNVEITTAKGRKLSGSGTTDESGVLKLTYRVNSKRDGVGTYEVDATASKAGFESGSGSTTFEVTE